In Balaenoptera ricei isolate mBalRic1 chromosome 4, mBalRic1.hap2, whole genome shotgun sequence, the genomic stretch ACCGCAGCCTTGGCTCCTGCTCCAGACCCAGACCCCTCACCTGTTCGAAGTGGAGGTGGCCAGTAACCGGCTGCCGCCCCGCACCACCAGCGCATGCCCGCACAGCGACAGCCCTGCAGAACCCGCCATGTACCCGCCCGCGGTACAGCCACCCACGTGCGCCGCCTAGCGCTTCTTCCTGCCAGCGCCGAAAAGTGACGTCAGACGTAGACGCCGCGAGGAGACGTCATCCGGGCTGGCCCCGCGAACGCGCCAGCCCCGGGCATGCGCAGAAGGTGCATTCTCCCTTCAACTCGCAAGGTGGCTTTCGCGCCTCTGGTGGCTTGGGGTCTGTTGCTGATCGCGTTTGTCCGGATGGAATACACTTGCTTGTTTAGTGTTCGTCTCTTTCTCCAGACTGCATAGGGCCAGTTCTGGATCTTTCTCACGCTGTGGCTGGGCGACTTGGCTGGCCTGGTACCTACTTGGTCCTTCAAAAAGTGAGAAGTTCTGAGTTTGCATCCAGGTCGAGGACGCGGTGTCTGAGGTGGACTCAGAGCTGAGGGAAGAGAAGCCAGACGCGCCCGAAACGCAAAGCCTCTGAActgctatgttttttttttttgtaattattttatttatttatttatttttggctgtgttgggtcttcgtttctgtgcgagggctttctctagttgcggcgagcgggggccgctcttcatcgtggtgcgcgggcctctcactatcgtggcctctcttgttgcggagcacaggctccagacgcgcaggctcagtagttgtggctcacgggcccagttgctctgtggcatgtgggatcctcccagaccagggctcaaacccgtgtcccctgcattggcaggcagattctcaaccactgcgccaccagggaagcccctgaactgCTATTTTAAAACCCAAGATAGGGCTCTTTTCCTGTGTTCTTATGCTCATGGAGTGGCGTCACCAGGCACCAGTTATGCGGGATGATTTCTCGGGACTCTCCGCCCCCATATTCCACACTGTTCATCTAATCTCCTAAATCCTCCTGGACgccccttctctccatctccgTGGCCTCCGCCACGACACAGCCCACAGGAGTCCCGCTGCCCACTGGTGTCACATCCGCCCTTGTCTccccgccaccccacccccccatgcACTTTCCACACTAAAGCCAGAGGGACCTTTTCAGAACACAGTTCCAATTCCCTGCTTAAAATCAAcaagtggcttctcattgttctCAGTACAGAAACCAAATCCTAATCTTCCACTATGAGACCACGTGTGGTCTGCCTCCTAACGACTCTGCAGCCTCCTTCCCTACCAGGCCAGCTTCAGTCTCAGGGCTCTAGCCATGACTACCCTTCCGTTCACTGGAACAATGGTCCTACTAACCACAGGACCTTAGCACGTGCTATTCTTTCCGCCTGAAATGTTCGCCCCCACACCCTGTATATGTCCCTAGTTAATTCCAGTCACCCAGTTTCATCACAGTGGAGTCATCACTTAATCAGGGAAGCCTCTCCTGACTTTCCATTATTTGCATCCACAGCACCGTGATAacttgtttaatgtctgtctccagACTACAAATACCATGAAGGCAGGCACTGATGCCTACTAAATTGGCAAGTCACTGATCAATGCCCCAGCTTGCACCACAAAACCTGGCATGAAGTCAGTGCTTAATATTTGCtaagtaaataaatggaacaACTAATTGACAGTCTTAAAAGATCAGCTATTTTTGCATAAGAGGAATTATGATAGGCATGAGGCATGGAAATTCTGCCTGACCCAAACCCCACCTCCGGTTTGATTCAAGGATGAATTTACACCCAGACTTAAAGCAGAAtgcttgggggacttccctggtggtccagtggttaagaatcagccttccaatgcaggggacacaggttcgatccctggtcgggaatctaagatcccacatgctgtggggcaactaagcccgcacgccacaactactgagcccacgtgccacagtgaggagcccacgcgctgcagtggaggatcccacatgccgcaatggaggatcccgtgtgccgcaacaaagatcccaacGAAGAacccgcgtgccgcagctaagacccgatgcagctaaaaataaaataaatattaaaaaaaaaaaaagcagaatgctTGGGAAAAGTTTGGCTTCCTTTAAGACAATGAGGTAAAATGGGCTTTCATGGAGGCAGAAGATGGAAGAGTCTGTATCACAGAACGGAGAACAcagagggctgggggtgggggggagaaggggcaggagCTAAGCTGGAGACTCACATGAGATCATTGCAAGGGAGCTTCCACGGAGGGATTGACGCTGGGCAGTaaccagaggaagcaggaggcTCCACAGTGTTTCTGAAGATGAATCGGCTATAAACATTTCTATTCAGCTAACCTAGCCGGTACAGTGAAAGTCCATACTCATGGTCTGGGGTATTTTTCAGGCCTGCAGGTGAATTTACAGTTTCTCTTCTGGGTGGGATAACAATACCAAGACCACAGAGATCCTAGAAAGGGGCAGCCAGTCATCAGCACATCAGCAGGCTTGCAAGCAAATTTAACTTTCTTTACAATCGTGGTTTACATCGTTTTAAATGTTCTGTAACACACACTCTAACAGATACAATTAACTGTAATGTGCGTATTTAAACTGACCTTGAAGCTTCACTACTTTCATGTTATAGGTTACAACCTTGAGAAATAACTACAATTTTTTTGGAGTTGCAGTATTCCTCCTAAgtctttattatttgttatttggaggaaaaataataaagacttaAGAGGAATCCTGTATTGTATCAAAAGACGCAGAGCAGGTATAAATGAAAACTTAAAGATCTGTACTTGACCATCAGATGTAAACAAAACTTAAGCATTTTGAACTTTTTGAGTTGATAAATCATTTGCCTCATACTTTGAATTCTTATAGTACTTGTGCCAGCAAGACTTATTTTCCTCAAGATTTTTTTCGTCAAATTTCAAGATAACATctacctttttaattttaatcaaatctaattgaaggggcttccctggtggcgcaggggttaagaatccgcctgccaatacagggtacacgggttcaagccctggtccgggaagatcccacatgccgcagagcaactaagcccgttcgccacaactactgagcccacgcacctagagcccgtcctccacaacaagagaagccaccgcaatgagaagcccgcgcactgcaacgaagagtagcccctgctcgtggcaactagagaaagcccacacgcggcaacaaagacccaatgcagccaaaaataaattaattaattaattaatttttttaaaaaagttaagagaatagatcttgaaagttctcatcacaagaaaaaaaagtttgcaacTATGTGTGGTAATGAATGTTACctagacttactgtggtcatcatttcacaatatatacaaatattgaatcattatgttgtacacctggaactaatacaatgttatatgtcaactatatctcaataaaaaataaaataaaaattttacggaaaagagaagaaaaaagaaaatgttacacatatatgtgtatatatatatatatatatacacacatatatatgtatatataattcagccataaaaaagaagtaaatcctgCCACTGCAccattgcaacaacatggatgaacctagagggcaTGATTCTgtgtgaaataagacagacagaaaaagatGAATACTGTATAAtcttatttatatgtggaataaaaaaaccgaactcatagaaacagagcagATTGGCAGCTGGCAGGGGCAGGGGTTGGAGTGGGGAATCAGGGGAAAATGGGTGAAGGCGGTCAAAGgctacaaacctccagttataagatgaataaatactgggcatgtaatgtacaacatggtgaccaTAGTTAGGAATATTGGATTGTATACTGGAAATTTgatagagtagatcttaaaagttctcaccacacacacaaaaattatacCTATGTGAGGCGAGGGgagtgttaactaaccttactgtggtaataATTTGCAATATATACACTTGACCCTTGACCAACTCAGGGGTGAGGGGCGCCAACCCCCTGTGCAGTCGAAATGCAAGTACTGCTATCTCTGCCTCAAAGGGCAGTAAGCTGACGCAGTTTGTACCaaatcaggactcaaaccccAGTTCTTTTGATTCCGCATATTGTGATTGCTAATCGAACACAAACTTTTCCCTACACTTAGTTAATGTAAAGACCTGTAAAAGGAAAATACAggtactatatttattgaaaaaatacaggtataagtggacccatgcagttcaaaccctgttgttcaagggtcaactgtacatatgtcaaatcattacattattcaccttaaacttacacaatgttttgtcaattatatctcaataaagcttaaaaattttttccattaaaaaaaaataaagtcactcATAATCTCCCATTTGGTGTGGTTTTGACatatgttatgggttgaattgtgtttccCCCAGATATACTGAAGCTATatggaagtcctaacccccaggacctcagaatatgaccctatttggagagagggtctttacagaggtaatcaagttataatgaggtcattggggtgggccctaatccaatatgaccagtgtccttatactACGGGGAAATTTAgatacacagacatgcacagaaggAAGACTCAGTGAAGACACACAAGGAGTACGccttgtgaagacagaggcagagactggactgATGCAGCAGAAACCTAGGGACAGCAAGGACTGCTGGCCACcacagctaggaagaggcaaggaaggattctaccCAGGGTCTCAGGGGGtgcgtggccctgctgacaccttgatttaggACTCCAACCTCCAGgaaaaactgtgagacaataaatttctgttgttttaagccactcagcttgtggtcctttgttacagcagccctcgCAGGCTACTATGACATATTTTCATCTTGAGGACACTGGTATTATAACAACTAAGTTCTTAGTGGCAGCACTCAGCTTCTCGCTTAGTTGGTAGTGACCTTTGTCCATCAGAGGGTTGGAAAGTCTCCAGTAACAGCCACTTGGTGAGGCGGGAGAAACGTGAAGGCAGATCTTCCAAGCTGGATGCAAGTTTTATCCTGGTTGGTCCATCTAGGATGAGTTAGAGCATGGTTATATATGCAGGATTCGTAGACACAGGACCTTGCTGGATAAGCCTGGTCATCATGTCAGTGTACAAGAAGACAGACTTCCTAGTAGTATCATTGGAATCTACATCTTTTCCATGAAACAGTGGGCGTCTAAAATGATcatatcaggacttccctggtggtccagtggttaagactctgtgcttccactgcagggggcacgggttggatccctgattcgtaaactaagatcccacatgattcatggcacggccaaaaagtaaaaaaagaaaaaagaaaagaaaacaatcataTAACTTTGAAGcaccaaatgaaacaaaacatttgtgggtttttttaactcATCAAAATgcattatgaaatatttcttacAAATCAAAACCGTGTACATAAAAGAGCAAACGCTCATGTACCCCCAATATACCTTAAGAACTAACCATTactggacttctaacctccagaactgtgagaaaataaatttgttttaaaccaccaaaaataaaaaaagaactaaccATTACAAATAGAACTGAAGCCCCAAGGCTCCCTTCCATGTAGACCTCACTCCTGTCTCCCAAATCCCCTCCAGAGGTAGCCCCTATCTGATTCTTTCGGGTGGCTTGTCCTTCTTGTTAATAAGTAGGAAacactttatgtattttggataccaATTCCTCACGAGTTAAATGATTTCCCGGTTTGTGGTTTGTCATTTCactttttatagtatcttttgctaaagagaaattttaattttagagctTGGCATGTCCTGGACCATGGGAGGCATGTGTATGTTTTAACCCCAGACTCAAGAGAGAATAGGCCTTGAGATATTTATCCCCACCTGAGATAGAGACACTTCCTGTGGGCTTTCTTTGCAGGTTTTTTGCTAGCGGGTGGCTTTGCCCAGGTTCACCCTGTCACTGAGGGGAGCTCtgcaagggcttcctctggtGCTCTCCAGCCCACTCGCAAGTGTCCTCAGGGCCGAAGTCTTGTCTCCTCTTCTGATGTCAGTTACACCAACGCTTTGCCTTACTGAGATCAGCAAATGCTCCCAGGGCAGTGCTGGCTTCCTGTAGTTTCTGGCTTCTGTTTTTTGGCCCCTGGAGATACACACTTCCTGTGGTCCAGGACACACCAAACTGTGAAAAACACGATCACACTAGACCAAGACAAGCAGCACTAAGAAGAGTATGGCAGGCAAAACCCAAATCCACTCTGGAGGAATACACATTCAACCCAGAACTTGGGAATTTCCACAGAGAAGAGCCCAGAAACACGAGCTTCCAGTACATCACTTCACAGCAATCATGAATAGGAGCCAGCAGAGACCACGGAAAACAGAACTGGCGTGAGAACGGAACTGGTCATTTGAAATTATGCTTGTAATATTGTACCCAGCATTGCTACATGTTTTGTAACCTGAGGGTTTTTCATTACGTCTCGTGGCCACATACTGCCAGAAATAGAAGTCATTACATATGTTTTAAAACACAGTTTTAAGTACATCCAGTATAacttcaactttattttcttattttttctttatataaaagcttttaaatttacttttcctGTTTGCTGAGCAACCTggtttttttattctattattaaaaagaaaatgatcttaCTAACTTAGTAAGGCATAACTATGTATGGTCATTCTAAACAATAGTTTAAAACTACACTGTTactatatacacactactatatataaaataaacaacaaggacctactgtatagcacagggaactatactcaatattttgtaataatctatatgggaaaagactctgaaaaaaaaaaaatatatatatataactgaatcactttaatgtacacctgaaactaacacaacattgtaaatcaactatactccaataaaaataaatttaaaaactacacTGTTATTGaaagctttgttttaaaaaaatctgaatttaagACATCATTAAATCATACTTATTTACATAGGATAATGCCATAATACATTTCCTTTGGGGCTTACAAAGTATGTACATATTAGCCCAGGATGCAGAGTGAGGTCATGCATATGGAAGGTGTGATAGCTGAGtatgtttattttcctctttggcccAAACACCTTTGAGTTCAGGACCCATCACTGGGTCCAAGTGATGCCCAAGTTATCTAGTTATCTTAAAAAGAAGTTTAATTCACCCTTGGTTGGGTGGGTGGTGGATTCCTAATAGTTTAGATAGAATTTTATGTGATTCATTAAGGAATATAGACAAACACAAGTTTTTGAGGTTTTGCCTAAAAACGCTGGATCAGCACTTGCTAGAACTTCAGGCAGAGGTGACGGTGCCTGCAGAACGACTAGGGCAGAGAATTAACAACTGAGGAACAACCTCCGCTGTCAGCAAAATCTAGCCTACACTTTTCCAGCTGACTGTGAAAGACGATATAATCCCCTCTCCACAAATACTTGTGAAACCACCGGCCCTTTCTCTGGCCTCTGcttgatttttctatttcctatttGCCTCTTGCACTTGGCCCTGTTGCTTCTGTTCCTTTTGGCCAAATGTCGTGTAGGCCTGCCTTAACCTCCCCACCTGACTGCAGCAGCTTCCAAGGAGGTCCTGCTCCCCCCAGGCTTAGGTGCTGGTGCCAACTAAAACTtgtcacttgccatctgcctctacaaagATGAGGTCACCCACCACTGCAGCCGCtcaccttcaacaccccctgaaaggagttcagggtggagatcaggaatgatgccctctgtgctctgggagaaACTGGCAgcacaggccttcagatagttagagaTTTTCAGGAGGAGATTTTATGAGCcaaatatctagaaaagcactaaaatcactcacggtgacatctgctcctcctgattagcatgatctgagggtggagttttccgCCCTCTGACCTCAAAAGGTCATTCGTCAGACACCTGGCCCTGGCCCAGTTTTAGGGTTGGTGATCCCAACCAGTCTTAGCCGGCTTGAACTGGACAGGAGCCCACCCCAAGCTCCTGAAAAACCACTAAAGCCTCCGTTACTATAGTGACCCATAGGTCAGAGGTGTTATCTATAGGGGTGACTAAGGAGTCAAAAGTAATTAAGGTGAGCTCGGTCAGTGAAGGCAGGTTAAAAGCAGAGTTTTTAGCAAGCTGTTCCTTTAGCTGCTATTCTGTCAGACAAGCTCAAGTATTTCTGTTAGTCACCAGTTTCTGTTAATCCTAtgtggatgctttttttttttttttaacgctacGGGGCACGGTTTCATGGGGTATGTTTTGCCCATTTATCTAGCACTTGAATGAGTCTCCAGCCTTAGCCAAGGTGGAGGGCCTCTCCCGGGTGGAGTTGAGGTGTGGGTGTGCTCCTCTTGGTTGGAATGCTTGCCGGCACCGGGCATGGGCAGGAGTGGGGAGTGAAGGCACGATCAATGGGGGAGAAGGAAGCCAATAACTAACTACACCTACTCCATGTCTATGCCTAACTTGGGGCAAGTCTGCACCGCAAGTTATAAACACTCAAGTAAACTAAAGCTTGCACTTCTGATCTGCTTGGCTCCGGGACTAGTGCGGTCACAGGCCAAAAGAGCGTCCACGGTCCCACCTGAGGCTGCCCTGCGGGGTGACCACAGGTGACCACTCCGGTCGGAGGACAGGAAATGGCACCCACAACGACCACTTTGGTGACCCAGCGCCCAGGCCGCCGAGCCATCCGGGTCCGCGGGCCCCACCCGCCAGTGATTGGTGGCTCTTCCCGGGGGCGTGGCCTCGAGGCGCAGCGCGGGGAACCTGGAGGCCGCCAGGATGCGCGCGCAGGACCTCGGTGGTGGTGCGCGCGCAGCAGCcggagccccgccccgccccgtcccTGCCTGTGATTGGCGCCTTCATCCTAGGGGGCGGGCCCTCAGGTGGCAGAGAGCGCGCTGCGGCTGCGTCTGTTAGGTGTGATCTTCTCCCTCCCGGCCTGTCCCCCGGCCCGCGCCCCCGTCATAGCCATGGCGGCCTCGCTTCTGCTGCGGCAAGGACTAGCCGGGGGGCTGAAGGTAAAGGGGGGCCGGGCCGGCGCCCGGGTGCCCACGGAGGGCGGGGCGAGGGCCGCGGCCCTGACGGTCACCTCCAGCCGTCCGGGGACGCCGCTGACCCCACTTCCCGGGCCGAGGAGAGGACGCCGTGTCGGAGGCCGGGCCTGGGGAGCGGCGAGGGTCCAGGCGACCCCGGCCACCGTTCCCTCTGGTCCTGGATCACCGGGAACCTCCGGTGTGCGGTCCGGGCCTCCGACAGGCGTGGGGGCCGCTGGTGCCCCGCGCCGAGCCCTGTCCGAACCCTTGAAGACAGTGTCTCTACTGCTTACTTAACCCGCGAGGAAATGAGGGCACTTTCAGGCACCTGGTTGACCCGGTAACTTACGAGGCAGCCATGTGAAGCCAGCTTAGGTTACCTCATCTgtgaaaagaaaggaggaaagaagggcttTCTTTCTCCATATAGGAAAAGCGAAGTCCCCTTCactatctttaaaattaaaagggGCTCTTATTACAAAAGCAAGAACTATTCGTGGCAAAATAAAGTACAGATGGTTGGAGGGGAGATCTGTTGTCAGAGAGGCCACTATTTACCTCTGCATATGTAGTcccagttcatttttttttagctttcatgtacacacatacacacgtgctgACGTCATAACCATAAGAAGCAAATGTTTCACTCTCACATGTGGGCTGTAGGCACCTCTGTTCTGTGTCCAGCATCTGGAACAGTGCCCAGCGCATAGCAGGCCTTAGTAAGTGTATGCTGAGTGAATTAACGCTCTGTAAAATGTTTTCCACTTATGATACATGGTAGGCAGTTTTGAAGCAACTATTATTCATCTACATTATTTTTCATGGCTAGATAGTGCTTCTACCTTATATTCTAAGTACAGGAAAACATTTTATGAAAAGAATCAGTATTTTGTAGGTTGATAGGTAATTGGAGAGTACAAAACTGTACGCTCAGGAGAAAGTCTGGTTGGAGAAATACCCAAATGTTAATAGTGACTGTCCTTGAACTCAGGTGTTTTTTTCTTgcagctttctttgtattttcccaCATTTCCATAATACACATAGATTAAGAGAATTGTAACAACCGTTAGAAACATGCCATAGGTATGCAAAGCATTTATATGTCATAATAATACATAGTATTCATGTCGTAATAGCTGTTAAAAACGGTATTACTCTAAAATATTCGTATTTGTGCCATTCTTTTGTCAGACTGTGCTCCTAGAAGCAGGAGTGTTTCGAGGACTTGCTTCtactgtttctctctctgcagaatcaggaaagaatgaaaagggaTTGCCACCGAATCCCAAGAAGCAAAGTTCACCAAAAAGTAAGATTTTAGTGGTTGTCCTAAGGGAGGCAGAATACAGAGTAAATCAGTCAGCTTCCCAAGCAGGAAAAGGAGTTTACTAGCTACATAATTGGACTCTTCGTTTCTAGCAGTGTCCAGGTTATAATCAGACATAGGATCTGTAACAGGCTTTAGACCAAACACATCAGTAACATAACAGTTAACTCTGTTAAGGCTGAACTCAACGATTAGCCCTGAACTGTTctgtctgtattttctaaatgccAAACTCCACGGACAGCAACGGGGTGCAGAGTATGCAGGCTCTGT encodes the following:
- the NDUFV3 gene encoding NADH dehydrogenase [ubiquinone] flavoprotein 3, mitochondrial isoform X2, yielding MAASLLLRQGLAGGLKTVLLEAGVFRGLASTVSLSAESGKNEKGLPPNPKKQSSPKKSPPAATLTEPFDNTTYKNLQHHDYSTYTFLDLNLELSKFRMPQPSSGRESPRH